Genomic segment of Citrus sinensis cultivar Valencia sweet orange chromosome 7, DVS_A1.0, whole genome shotgun sequence:
CTCAAGCGCTATACCTTTTGTTGAAGAGTACAATGgcaccaaaaaaaaacaaaaaaaacaaccaataaatttgatccaaataGGCAAAAAAAGATCGCGTCCCTTGAAAGGGTTGAAAAGCTTCTTAATAATGACATTTCTTTTCCCTTAAAAAAGCATTTCGTTAATCATCTCAAATTGACAAAGTGTATCCTATACAAACCATCATTTCATGCCGACGAAACAAGTAAACAACTTGACAAATACAACCATCATAGAAAAACAGAATGAACTCGGAACTGGACTGGTTATGGAAAGGGAAATGTCCTGTTAAAATCCTAGGGGTTACTGGATTGGAAAACTCTGAAGCCCAGTACCAGTAGCACGCCATGTTAGTTCGAAGGCCACTCAAGCCCAATACTTAAAAGTCATCCGATTGACTTCCGACAGAGTTTTAACCCAGCCCAAACGGTTCGGACTAATTGCATGTACCCAGATTTGGGTCAGGTCATTTTTGCATTGTCAGGGCATCAATGTATTCTGCAAGTAATTATCAACTGCAAGTACttcaaaagttaattattGTGAAACACTTCCAAGTTCCAATGGAGCATTGCTAACCTACAGCGCAAACGCAACGGCACACAAAAAGTTCATGCACGAAAATATAATCAATAGCATTCATTGCGCATAGTCCATTTGCCGATAAAGTCATAAACGCAATCTTAACGTGTCTTACCCAGAAAATTCTCACAGAAGCttcttatttgttaaaaaataaaagcttcTACTTTCCTTCCACATGCTATGTGCATATTAGAATGCACAGAGatcataattaatcaaatccaTGAAACACTTTCACTGATTTCACGCGAAGCAGCAATATCTTAGGCCTTTGATATGAGAAAATTTGGAGTCACTTTTACAGTCACTTTTACACAAGGTTCAGTACTTCAGTTCACTCATATAACTGGATCCaatatataattcattcaaagtacaaaagctaattctcaaattaatgatttcaACACAATGCTCTTTGCTGCCAACATAAAATCATGACTGTTAGCATGTCCTCAACTTAGCATCATACATATGAATtccatcataaaaaaaaagtggggGAAAAATGGATAAAGCATTAAAGGCTGCTCAGAAGGAGTGGAGTAGGAGCTGATGGGGTTGTAGCCCAGATCAAAATCACTCATTGAAAGTCTGAAATCAATATGACAAAATCGATGTTATGGTTGTTTCAAATGGCGTTTTACACCTAATAAAGGGTTAGCAcatctttaaattaaagagagaaGAATAGAGCAAAGCACAAGAAGCAGCAAAGAGAAGATGAGGTGTTCAATAAATCCTACTGGAATGGAAACAAAAACCTGTGTAGTGGAAACTGAAAACAGAGGAATTTAGCTAACCTAATGATTGCAgaacttatttaaaatattacccTAGATATGAGACTACAAGCAAACAGGGCATTCTGGTTACAACCCTAACAGCCCCTAGAGATATTGTCAAACTACAGCCCTGTATAAAATTACAAGTCCACCTGAGAAAATGTCAAGGTTGTAGACTTGTAGTGATTAGAAACCTTTCCTGACTTAATTTACCTTCACCAGTGAAGATGGGTCCAAATTTAACATTCATTCACAACCAAGTACACCAAGTCCTACACATAAGGGCTTAAGGTTACAGGGCATTGTGAACTAGAGTCTTAGATTCACCCTGAGGCTACTTAGACAATTCCATTTCTACACAAAGAGCTGCATCTATTTCTTATAAACACAGCAGCAATCACATATCCAAGATCAAGCAAATTCAACAAGAAGCCTGAAACTGCAAATACCCAGCCCTTTGGCAAATTTGAGGCGCAGAACAATATCATATCGTAAAACCACCAGAATATCACTTGATATGAATATaagcataataaaaatataaccgTTGAATTAGAACATCACCCCAAGTCACCAATACCAAtattagaaaggaaaaaaaaatagaaacccTATCATAACCACCTCATATATGCATCAAAACTTGAAGAATTACTCTTCAAAATTAGGCGGCTATAGAAACAAAAACGCATAAACCCTCACTATGTATAGCCCATAACCCCAAAATTAAACCAGCGCTTAAGAAGTAATATTTACTACCATTactccttttccttttcagtTCGCAACCTTAGTGCATTCCCTCGCAAAGTGCCCTGGCTTCCCACAGTTGAAACACGAACCACCACCTCCTGCGCCTCCGGCTCCACAGTCTCTGGCCAAATGCCCCGACTTCCCACAGTTATAGCACCGACCACCGCCTCCACCCCCGCTTCCCCTGGTTATACAATCCCTCGCCAAGTGTCCGTAACCACCACACTTGAAGCAGCCGCCGCTGTTGTTATTGTAACTGTTGCTTCCGCCTTGCTGACGTGGACAGTCCCTCGCAAAATGCTCAGGATCGCCACAGTTATAACATCCACCGCTGTTGTTGTTATAATTGCTGTTCCTTCTATTGCTCGTACACTCTCTCGCCACGTGTCCCACTCCGTCACAATTGTAGCACACGACACCACCGGGACCGTAACCGCCGCCGTTGTTTCTCCTGCTGTCGTTGTTGCCTTTCCAGTATCCACCAAATCCAGCTCCGCCGCCACCACGTCCTCCACGGTTATTGTTGTAGCCACTGTTGTTATTGGTGTTGTTGTTCTTAGAAGAGTGAACGGGGGCGCCACCGGGAGCAGTGACGTCAAGTGCCTGGTATTTTCCGTCGGCTTCGAGCTGGACATCGAACTCAACGGATTGGTTCTCGTACAGCGTGCGGTAGCCGTCGGATTTGATGGATTTCTGATGAACGAACAGATCGGCGCCACCGTCGTCGGGCCTGATGAAGCCGTAACCCTTGGCACCGTCGAACCACGTGACCTTGCCAGTCGATCTCGTGAGCTGCGCCATTGCCGTTGGTTGGAGAGATGAAATCCAACGGATAAGATTGTTTCGAGTTCGTGTGAGGGCGTGATCTAAGTGAACCGATTGAACAAGGGATATAAAGAGGAGGAGAAGTAAGGAGAAACCCTAATGCAAGTCCTTCCTCTACACGGTTATTGCGTTGCTCTCATCATCATGATTGTGATTTGGTGCTCTACGGTACTTGATAAGGCTTCGTGGACCCCGATTTGGTGCTCCGTGGGCCTGCTGTGGGAGACCTTTTTGAACTTTTTGACTACAATTTGGAACCCCTCTGTTTAAGACTTTAACGTCCCTTGATTCGTTTACCGAAAGAAGTTGCCTGGTTTCAGTTGATGCGTCCACGTCCGCATCCGCGtcgcccttttttttttttaaaaaaataaaattctgctttatttctttattcgATTTTTAATGGttcatttctttattctttttctttttgaaaagctctaatttcataatctttattcttctttttttaccctcaaaacttatttctcttaaaaacgaaaatatttctttaattttcgcATAAAAGTACATTTCTCCTTtggtgaaaaaaatataatattagagACTTTTCATTTACActatcataattaaatttaaaaataagtatcCATTCAGTCAATCactttttctattattattgtagtAGTATGcttatgaatttatattagGGAAAAGGATATTGATACTCCAAAAGTTTGGAGAAATGATAATTGGCACTcccaagttttttaaaaaggatTTCAAAAcacttttgtaattaaatatgttatattcttacctttacttttttattttttttaacaaaatatccttctaataaatttcttgaaattaattgatttatctacaaaaaaaatttaattagcaaattaatcaataaattccAGTGTGAAAAAACTAGTAATTTTTATACATAtagaataattttactaataattatttataaataaattaatatcatcaaactttaaaaaatattaatatccTTATaacaatcttactaataattattttaaattaattctaaaataaaataataatataaaaatttgtattaaagttattttgataaattattattttttattaataccttcaagaatattaataaaaagtattattctaaaacaaaaaggtaattaattctcttttgaatatattatttatattaattaatttgttgctgATATCACTGATCAAGATAGCTCAAGGTACTTTTAAAATCTTGGGACTTGGATACACAATTTCACACGTGATCCTCGaaacctatatatatatatatatatatattttttttttttttgaaaggcgAAACCTATATTAAATTCACAGTAATCTAGTATTAAATTCCTGAGGTTCTAGAATCTGCGTATAATATAATAGATAACAAGAGGAAGGCTCATAGTAATTGAGTAGCAAATTGTTTACTTCTTTAAAGCCTGGTAACTGCAATAGTCCATGGCAGAATGCTAAAATTGAGCAAGTTGAATTGCctccaaatatatatttgcaaGATACGTGATCcctcaagaataaaaatctgTAGAGACAATAGCCGTAAATTGCTCCgttaaaaaagacaaaaatagaaagaaaatttgaaaatagtcTACCTATCTACACAGTGCAGAGGGAAATATCATACAATGggacaaaaaggaaaaaaaatgaaaatgtgagGGATGTTTTGTACATGTAAAGCATTAGTAGACTTCAACATTCCATTGCTCAGCTTTCTTCAATTGCTTTTTGTAGTCCAGCCAATCAATGCCTGGAAAATGCAGCAAATTAAAGACACAATTAGAGGCATAATTTACTGGAATCCTTTAATTAGCAAAGGTTTTAGAATTTATGGGAGGTTTTAATTACCATCGTTAGCGGCCAATGACACCATAATGTCATCGATTCCCTTCTCCATGCCTCTCAACCCACACATGTACACATAAGTGTTATCTTTCTTGAGTAATTCCCACAGCTCATTTGCATATTCAGCCATTCGGGTTTGAATGTACATCTTCTCACCCTTCTCATTCTTTTGTTCTCTGCTCACTGCAAAGTCAAGCCTGAAGTTTTCCGGGGCCTTCTCCTTCATCTTCTCAAACTCCTGTTCCATTCAATGTgagaaaaattagttttcatATTGTTGAGTTGTGTCCCACATTAGTTAGTAGAAGGGAGATACTTAGGTCAATAAGTAGGATATATCATTCCACTTAATAGGCTAGTCTTTTAGGTTGAATATTTAGAAATCCTAGGCCAAGCCCCGCCTAGCAATTAGTATCAGAGATAGACCCTAGTAACCAGAATATGGTGGTTGAACAACTCAGGTGTGTCGAACGAAAAGACCAGAGTTTGGTGATAGCTTCTGGCAGTGGTTTCTCTGAGGACTCAAGGAGGGATTATTGAGTTGTGTCCCACATTAGCTAATAAAATGAGGATACTTGGATTAATAAATAGGATAGATCACTCCACCCAATAAGCTAGTCTTTTGGATTGAATACCTAAAAATCCTAAGCTAAGCCCCCCAACACATATCAACAGGTCTATTCAGCATTTGATAACAAAAAAGCAAGTAGTAAAGTGAATATGATTAATTAGGAAACTTAATGTTGCTCACCTCCTTGTAGAGTAGGGAACTGCTAGTCGGGACACCCAAGAAGAGCCAAGCCAAACCATTGAACTATAAAGGATACCAAATTGGTTAATAAAATAGCACCACTGaatacaataaatacttaattgTGCCaaacatgaaattaatgacagTCTACAAGCAACCACAAAGATACGAATTAGTTCTTTAAGATCTTGGACCAAGGGATTTGAAAGCAACAACCATGTTGGTTGCTTAAGATATACAGTGCTGTATGAGGAAATTATTCAGAAAAGTAAATTCATTCTACCTTGTAGTCTTCGTGCTTCTCAAAGAACATTTTCCACAAAAATCCACGGAATGGAGCGATTCCAGTTCCAGTTGCAAGCtgcaattaaaagaaaaatagtaataacagTGCCTTGAAATCAAATGACAGAAATTAGACCCAAAAACAGGGTGAGATCTATTAAATTCCTGTATTGCACTTATTTAACGTTAGTATTGTGGACAATACCATGATGACTGTAGCATTGGGATCCCTTGGCATGAGCATTTCTTTCCCAACAGGTCCTGTAATTTTCACTTCAGCCCCAGGCTTCAAGTCACCTGAAAGGGAAAATATTCAAGAGTTAAAAAGTTACATTAACTGAGGCATCTTTTATTGTATTTAGCatattattacatatttttaaactataatgaGAGCCTAAAATGCccccattttcaaaatacataGAATTAAACAGAGAAGCTTGAAGTTTGGCATTCTTACACAAGAAATTTGAGCAGACTCCCTTAACAATTTCTCCATTTTCGTTGGTGTACACAAGCCTTTTCACACATAAAGAAACCTATGTGTGTGGCAGTAATCAGATACGATCACATAAAGGCAAGttaacccccaaaaaaaaaaaaaaggataacaAATGAGATATATTCATTGATCAACTAGATTTGCA
This window contains:
- the LOC102622196 gene encoding cold shock protein 1 encodes the protein MAQLTRSTGKVTWFDGAKGYGFIRPDDGGADLFVHQKSIKSDGYRTLYENQSVEFDVQLEADGKYQALDVTAPGGAPVHSSKNNNTNNNSGYNNNRGGRGGGGAGFGGYWKGNNDSRRNNGGGYGPGGVVCYNCDGVGHVARECTSNRRNSNYNNNSGGCYNCGDPEHFARDCPRQQGGSNSYNNNSGGCFKCGGYGHLARDCITRGSGGGGGGRCYNCGKSGHLARDCGAGGAGGGGSCFNCGKPGHFARECTKVAN
- the LOC102621724 gene encoding ferredoxin--NADP reductase, leaf-type isozyme, chloroplastic, with amino-acid sequence MAAVSAAVSLPTSKSTSLPTRTSIISPDRITFRKVPFYYKDVSTGGRVVSVRAQVTTEAPAKVEKESKKMEEGVIVNKFKPKTPYIGRCLLNTKITGDDAPGETWHMVFSTEGEVPYKEGQSIGVIADGVDKNAKPHKLRLYSIASSALGDFGDSKTVSLCVKRLVYTNENGEIVKGVCSNFLCDLKPGAEVKITGPVGKEMLMPRDPNATVIMLATGTGIAPFRGFLWKMFFEKHEDYKFNGLAWLFLGVPTSSSLLYKEEFEKMKEKAPENFRLDFAVSREQKNEKGEKMYIQTRMAEYANELWELLKKDNTYVYMCGLRGMEKGIDDIMVSLAANDGIDWLDYKKQLKKAEQWNVEVY